DNA from Mucilaginibacter mallensis:
CAGCAATGCCACTACGCCGCCAAAAAATACGGAGAATAGGTCTAGGCTCATCGCGCCGAGCATCATCTTGTTTTTAAAAACAAAGTGTATACCTTCTGCAAGGCTCTTCCAGATGTTTTCCTTCGGTTTAAAAACAGGCGGATATTTTTTCAGGAAGTATACCAATACTAATGATACCAATATCAGGAAGAGTATAACAGCGAAAGTGGCTGTTATGCCGCTTACGCCAGGTATAAATTTATTGGCAAAGCCATATATTAAACCACCGGTGGCAGGCCCCAATATAGATGCTATCTGCCAGCTTGAGCTGCTCCAGGTACTGCCGTTAGGGTAAAGCTCCTTGGGTATGCTATGCGCGTAAACGGTAAATGTTGCCGGGCCATAAAACGCGCGGGCAACGCCGTTACAAAATATCATTACATAAATTATAGGCACAATCCAGTCGGCGTGGATGTATGGGCGCATGCTGGTTAATGTAACTGTGCCCATTACCAGCGACGATAAAAATACGCCTGTGTAAATAAGCAACAGCATTTTTCGCTTTTCGGATTTATCGGCTATATATCCGCCATATAGGGCAATACCAACCGCGGGTATAGCTTCGCAAAGGCCAAGCATGCCGAGCTTAAAGGTACTATGAGTTAACTGATAAATGTAAAAACCGATAACAACGGTTTGCATTTGATAAGCAAAGGTGAAGAAAAACCGCATCCCGATGTAGGCGCGGAAATCTTTGAATCGCAATGCTGCAAAAGAATCTTTTTTTTGGGGTTGACTATGTCCTTCGTCTGGCACTTAATGTTTTTTGTGATGTGCCGCAAATTTAAGATTATGCGGCGGTTTTTTATGTAAAATTACGGTAAGGTTTGAGTTACACCCATATTAATTTAAGCCATGCTGGTCTATAAGATACATTAAAGAGGCAATTGCAGCCGCGCCGAGTTCCAGCTCGCGCTTGTTTACATTCTCAAAAACATCGTTGG
Protein-coding regions in this window:
- a CDS encoding MFS transporter, with the protein product MPDEGHSQPQKKDSFAALRFKDFRAYIGMRFFFTFAYQMQTVVIGFYIYQLTHSTFKLGMLGLCEAIPAVGIALYGGYIADKSEKRKMLLLIYTGVFLSSLVMGTVTLTSMRPYIHADWIVPIIYVMIFCNGVARAFYGPATFTVYAHSIPKELYPNGSTWSSSSWQIASILGPATGGLIYGFANKFIPGVSGITATFAVILFLILVSLVLVYFLKKYPPVFKPKENIWKSLAEGIHFVFKNKMMLGAMSLDLFSVFFGGVVALLPVFANEILKVGPEGLGIMRAVGSAGAVITMLAMSRFSPMGKPWRNLLIAVTGFGASIICFGLSRNFYLSLFFLFTEGAFDSVSVIIRGTIMQLLTPDEMRGRVSAVNSMFIGSSNELGDFESGTAASILGTVPAVLFGGCVTLTVVTVTYLKTKNLIPLSLEDINRRDTAI